Proteins encoded in a region of the Chryseobacterium piperi genome:
- a CDS encoding RNA polymerase sigma factor — translation MKPTDYTLLKKIKSGDRPAFTMLYERYWDSFYTMIFARTRDKEATEELLQNLWIRVLENPEFVQTDEIESAKGYLFRFIHYRILDYYNSIKKAQSIHIDESEDSLFEISDAEYAEILEDTDINELFTMIDEVISRLSPTEQKVYDLRIRKNMSVDETAEALHLSNKTVSNNLSKALNEIRDQLSPKYKSSKKLVSLLALMEMMNHMNTY, via the coding sequence ATGAAACCAACAGACTATACTCTATTAAAAAAAATAAAATCAGGTGACCGACCTGCTTTTACCATGTTATATGAGCGATATTGGGATAGTTTCTATACAATGATTTTTGCCCGTACGAGAGATAAAGAAGCTACAGAGGAGCTGCTTCAAAACCTTTGGATAAGAGTGTTGGAAAATCCTGAATTTGTACAGACGGATGAAATAGAAAGCGCCAAAGGATACCTGTTTCGTTTTATACACTACCGCATCCTTGACTATTATAACAGCATCAAAAAGGCACAATCCATCCACATAGATGAGTCTGAAGATTCTTTATTTGAAATAAGTGATGCTGAGTATGCAGAAATATTGGAAGATACAGATATTAATGAGCTTTTTACAATGATAGATGAGGTGATATCCAGACTTTCTCCAACCGAACAAAAAGTCTATGATCTACGGATCCGTAAAAACATGTCAGTAGATGAAACTGCTGAAGCACTTCATTTAAGCAACAAAACTGTAAGCAATAATCTCAGCAAAGCTTTAAATGAAATCAGGGATCAGCTTTCTCCAAAATACAAATCATCTAAAAAATTAGTTTCCCTTTTAGCCCTTATGGAAATGATGAATCACATGAACACCTATTAA
- a CDS encoding FecR family protein, which yields MKKLKYSKTEAFVFKLWSREVSGDKISEKELRLLELWEREVIKSLDKEDIQKSKIKVLSDLEPYFVHPINSQVYFRKNRYSVAAVLLLLFSLGGFFTYFFFYKPDVYVAENINRTVKLKDGSLVMLLPGAKLTVEKSFPAETRIVDLQGDAVFKVAKSKVHPFIVKADGFSTRVMGTVFKVMQRGTRKTVELYEGKVAVSSPGTSVAYLTPNQRWTNFGIAHTAAVVIGKKDKRSGKKLFVLMTLTFNDVPFKNIMDILYKNYGISIKYPPEVADKKVTADLTGSSWDENVEALAFITGLEVQKENNTTYILKK from the coding sequence GTGAAGAAATTGAAATACAGCAAGACAGAGGCGTTTGTTTTTAAATTATGGAGCAGGGAAGTGTCAGGAGATAAAATCTCAGAGAAAGAATTAAGACTATTGGAATTATGGGAACGTGAGGTAATCAAAAGCCTGGACAAAGAAGATATTCAGAAGTCTAAAATAAAAGTACTCTCAGATCTTGAACCTTATTTTGTACATCCGATAAACAGTCAGGTTTATTTCAGGAAAAATAGGTATAGCGTTGCCGCTGTATTACTTCTCTTATTTTCTTTGGGCGGATTCTTTACGTATTTCTTTTTCTATAAACCTGATGTATATGTTGCTGAAAATATCAACCGTACTGTGAAACTAAAAGACGGATCGTTGGTAATGCTTTTGCCAGGTGCAAAACTTACGGTTGAAAAAAGTTTTCCGGCCGAAACGAGAATCGTGGACTTACAGGGAGACGCTGTATTTAAAGTGGCAAAATCAAAAGTCCATCCATTCATTGTAAAAGCTGATGGCTTTAGTACCAGAGTAATGGGGACTGTGTTTAAGGTAATGCAGAGAGGGACACGTAAAACAGTAGAGCTTTATGAAGGAAAAGTGGCGGTTTCGTCACCCGGTACTTCTGTCGCTTACCTTACTCCCAACCAACGATGGACGAACTTTGGGATAGCACATACTGCTGCGGTAGTTATAGGTAAGAAAGATAAGCGGTCTGGGAAAAAGTTGTTTGTACTGATGACCCTGACCTTTAATGATGTACCCTTCAAAAATATAATGGATATCCTCTATAAAAATTACGGAATAAGTATCAAATATCCTCCGGAAGTAGCAGATAAAAAAGTTACGGCCGACCTTACAGGGAGCAGTTGGGATGAAAATGTAGAAGCGTTGGCATTTATCACGGGACTTGAAGTGCAAAAGGAGAATAATACCACTTACATATTAAAAAAGTAG